Proteins encoded within one genomic window of Bacillales bacterium:
- a CDS encoding ECF transporter S component, whose amino-acid sequence MQKENRLYRLVALAMLAAVSYVLMLLNFPLPAFPPYLKMDFSDIPALIGALLFGPAAGIIIEAVKNLLHYVTQPGPAGVPIGELANFVAGLLLILPVALLARRIGSSKKRVIAGILAGVVLMAVVMSILNYFVLLPAYMWFLHFPHMTSDAMVKLVTVAILPFNLIKGALTGVVFLVLYPKLKPLIQRYQPKKKLRAV is encoded by the coding sequence ATGCAGAAAGAAAACCGTCTTTACCGCCTCGTCGCACTTGCGATGCTGGCAGCCGTTTCCTATGTGTTGATGTTGTTGAATTTTCCTCTGCCGGCGTTTCCGCCGTATTTGAAAATGGACTTCAGCGATATTCCTGCCTTGATCGGCGCGCTCTTGTTCGGTCCGGCGGCAGGCATTATCATCGAGGCCGTCAAGAACCTTTTGCATTATGTAACACAACCCGGTCCGGCGGGCGTTCCGATCGGGGAATTGGCGAATTTCGTTGCCGGGCTGTTGTTGATTTTACCGGTTGCTTTGCTCGCCAGAAGAATAGGCTCGTCGAAAAAGCGGGTCATTGCCGGAATATTGGCCGGCGTCGTTTTAATGGCTGTAGTCATGAGTATCTTAAACTACTTCGTGCTGCTGCCGGCTTACATGTGGTTTCTGCACTTCCCCCACATGACATCGGATGCTATGGTGAAACTTGTAACCGTGGCCATTCTTCCTTTTAATCTCATTAAAGGTGCGTTGACGGGCGTCGTCTTCCTCGTGCTTTACCCGAAACTGAAGCCGTTGATTCAGCGCTACCAACCGAAGAAAAAACTGCGTGCCGTATAA